In Musa acuminata AAA Group cultivar baxijiao chromosome BXJ2-8, Cavendish_Baxijiao_AAA, whole genome shotgun sequence, one genomic interval encodes:
- the LOC135620127 gene encoding GDSL esterase/lipase At1g28570-like: MTNAYNAGSSLLLDTKFGGKIAFEGESSRQMISCSSPPVASGRGLRLLVVLFLLFTGTAVGCYTSIFSFGDSIADTGNAINSGIIVESVRHLPYGQTYFGHATGRFSDGRLIVDFIAEAMGLPMLRPYLAGGNAEDFRYGANFAFAGATALNASFFEDKGFQFSPMEYFLGVQLEWFKQLLPILCSESNSKDVLSNSLILMGEIGGNDYNYAFAQKQSIQEIRTYVPSVIDAIRQAVEVLIQLGATTLVVPGNFPIGCVPAYLSDYQSTVAEEYDPQTGCISWLNELSEYHNSMLLDELNQLRKVYPHATIIYADYYEAVLNILRSPQQFGFKTPLAACCGSDGLYNFNWSKMCGTQMSKVCSDPSDSLSWDGIHFTDAAYSTIALSLLDGPYAYPSFTEACTNFQQNAALSQ, encoded by the exons ATGACGAACGCATATAACGCAGGTTCATCTCTTCTTCTGGATACCAAGTTCGGGGGAAAAATTGCGTTCGAGGGCGAATCGAGCCGACAAATGATTAGCTGTTCCTCCCCTCCGGTGGCCTCCGGCCGCGGCCTTCGCCTCCTCGTCGTGCTGTTCCTGCTCTTCACCGGCACGGCCGTCGGATGCTATACTTCCATCTTCAGCTTCGGCGACTCGATCGCGGACACCGGAAATGCGATAAACAGCGGCATCATTGTCGAGTCTGTCCGCCATCTTCCGTACGGCCAGACTTACTTCGGCCACGCCACCGGCCGCTTCTCCGATGGCCGACTTATCGTCGACTTCATAG CGGAGGCGATGGGACTGCCGATGCTGCGCCCGTATCTCGCAGGAGGGAACGCCGAGGACTTCCGGTACGGAGCGAATTTTGCCTTCGCAGGAGCCACCGCGCTCAACGCCAGCTTCTTTGAGGACAAGGGATTTCAGTTTTCGCCCATGGAGTACTTCTTGGGTGTTCAACTTGAGTGGTTCAAACAACTACTGCCTATACTCTGCTCCGAATCAA ACTCTAAGGACGTATTAAGCAATTCTCTGATCTTAATGGGCGAGATCGGAGGCAATGACTACAATTATGCATTTGCTCAAAAGCAAAGCATACAAGAGATACGAACTTATGTACCAAGTGTTATCGATGCTATTCGTCAGGCAGTCGAG GTCTTGATCCAACTTGGGGCTACTACATTGGTTGTTCCAGGGAATTTCCCAATTGGATGTGTACCAGCATATCTTTCAGATTACCAGAGCACAGTAGCTGAAGAATATGACCCACAAACAGGCTGCATAAGCTGGTTGAATGAGCTGTCTGAGTACCACAATAGCATGCTTCTGGATGAACTCAATCAGCTTCGAAAAGTTTATCCACATGCCACAATCATATATGCTGATTATTATGAAGCTGTCCTGAATATACTCCGCTCTCCCCAACAATTTG GATTTAAGACACCTCTTGCTGCCTGTTGCGGAAGTGATGGCCTCTACAATTTCAACTGGTCCAAAATGTGTGGTACTCAAATGTCAAAGGTGTGCAGCGATCCATCGGATTCTTTGTCATGGGATGGGATTCACTTTACAGATGCAGCTTACAGCACCATCGCTCTCAGCTTATTGGATGGACCCTACGCTTATCCTTCATTCACTGAAGCATGCACAAACTTTCAGCAGAATGCAGCTCTCTCACAATAG
- the LOC135620129 gene encoding heavy metal-associated isoprenylated plant protein 6-like — protein sequence MAPALEARSPVTELQVRMDCGGCVHKVKKAVHSVHGVHDIHVDFARQKLTVVGSADPEMVVKAIKKAGKFATICSHSEPAAEPGGSEPAADAADQPPSESPPETPEEPPKDAPQVTPSADVKDEAAEPEGAAEIHMVHHYPYSFVHREPWSHDPSGAHEIRYEEPFVMHSYGISSGHRPHPYVSAARDMRYGSGDGSQIATMFSDENPNACTII from the exons ATGGCTCCGGCACTCGAG GCCAGATCGCCGGTCACGGAGTTGCAGGTCCGGATGGACTGCGGCGGCTGCGTGCACAAGGTCAAGAAGGCAGTGCACAGCGTCCATG GAGTGCATGACATCCACGTAGACTTCGCCCGGCAGAAGCTGACGGTGGTGGGGAGTGCTGATCCGGAGATGGTGGTGAAGGCCATCAAGAAGGCGGGGAAGTTCGCCACCATCTGCTCCCACTCGGAACCAGCTGCCGAGCCCGGCGGGTCCGAGCCGGCGGCCGACGCTGCTGACCAGCCTCCAAGCGAGTCTCCTCCGGAAACACCGGAAGAGCCACCTAAAGATGCTCCCCAAGTGACCCCATCCGCGGATGTCAAAGACGAAGCAGCAGAACCAGAAGGCGCGGCGGAGATCCATATGGTGCATCACTACCCGTACAGCTTCGTCCACagggagccgtggagccatgacccCTCGGGCGCGCATGAGATCAGATACGAGGAGCCTTTTGTCATGCACAGCTACGGTATCAGCAGCGGCCATAGGCCGCATCCTTACGTATCGGCTGCACGAGACATGAGGTACGGCAGCGGAGATGGAAGCCAGATTGCCACTATGTTCAGTGACGAGAACCCAAATGCCTGCACCATAATCTGA
- the LOC135620128 gene encoding probable acyl-CoA dehydrogenase IBR3, with amino-acid sequence MAFSTSDLLRSVQPAHRFDEAALLRYAAANVAGLPAAPAKFSVSQFGYGQSNPTFCLEVASHGSPGVVKRYVLRKKPPGALLESAHAVEREFQVLKALGVHTDVPVPKVFCLCNDTSIIGTSFYIMEYLEGRIFMDNKLPGLSPERRKVIYQATAKTLASLHKVDVDSIGLQKFGRRDNYCKRQVERWGKQYLASTGQGKPDRNPKMLDLVVWLRENIPAEDSLGASGTGLVHGDYRIDNLVFHPVKDQVIGILDWELSTLGNQMCDVAYSALLYIVDVALGECESYGLEFSGIPEGIPSLVEYLAVYCSAARRPWPVREWKFYMAFSLFRGASIYAGVYHRWTLGNASGGERARYAGKMANVLVDSAWAYITRESVLPDQPPLGILSQGATQRLEDDHSLSMKEQGCSVPSQKVLELRKKLLKFMQDHVYQNESEFYRLAQSSQRWTVHPDEEKLKELAKQEGLWNLWIPLDSAARARKLLEEEKYFSTGASNSNLIGAGLSNLEYGYLCEIMGRSIWAPQIFNCGAPDTGNMEVLLRYGTKEQLIEWLIPLLEGKIRSGFAMTEPQVASSDATNIECSLTRQGDFYIINGKKWWTSGAMDPRCKVLIVMGKTDFSAPMHKQQSMILVDVNTPGVHIRRPLLVFGFDDAPHGHAEITFENVRVPVKNILLGEGRGFEIAQGRLGPGRLHHCMRLIGAAERGMQMTVDRALRRRVFGKLIAEQGSFLSDLAKCRVELEQARLLVFEAADQLDRLGNKKARGTIAMAKVATPSMALKVLDFAMQVHGAAGLSSDTVLAHLWATSRTLRIADGPDEVHLGTIAKLELRRAKL; translated from the exons ATGGCCTTCTCGACGTCGGATCTCCTCCGGTCGGTGCAGCCGGCGCACCGCTTCGACGAGGCGGCCCTTCTCCGCTATGCCGCCGCCAACGTGGCGGGCTTACCCGCAGCGCCGGCTAAGTTCAGCGTCTCCCAGTTCGGCTATGGCCAATCCAATCCGACCTTCTGTTTGGAGGTCGCTTCCCATGGATCCCCCGGCGTCGTCAAGCGCTATGTTCTGAGAAAGAAGCCTCCTGGTGCTCTCCTCGAGTCCGCCCATGCCGTCGAGAGGGAATTTCAG GTTCTCAAGGCTTTAGGTGTGCACACAGATGTTCCTGTTCCAAAGGTTTTCTGCTTGTGCAATGATACAAGCATAATTGGTACATCTTTCTACATTATGGAGTACTTGGAGGGACGGATTTTCATGGATAATAAGTTACCA GGACTGAGCCCAGAAAGGAGGAAGGTTATATATCAAGCTACTGCGAAAACTCTAGCTTCTTTACACAAAGTTGATGTGGATTCGATTGGGTTGCAAAAGTTTGGCAGGAGAGACAACTATTGCAAGAGACAG GTGGAAAGATGGGGAAAACAGTATCTCGCTTCAACTGGTCAAGGGAAACCTGATCGAAATCCTAAAATGCTTGATCTGGTTGTTTGGCTCAGAGAAAATATCCCTGCTGAAGATTCTTTAGGAGCATCAGGAACTGGGCTTGTTCATGGAGACTATCGAATCGATAATCTAGTTTTTCACCCTGTCAAG GATCAAGTGATTGGCATTCTTGACTGGGAACTATCAACTTTAGGGAACCAAATGTGTGATGTTGCATACAGTGCCTTG CTGTATATTGTTGACGTGGCTTTGGGAGAATGTGAATCATATGGACTTGAGTTTAGTGGCATCCCAGAAGGCATTCCTTCCTTGGTGGAATACTTGGCAGTATATTGCTCTGCAGCT AGAAGGCCCTGGCCAGTTCGAGAATGGAAGTTCTATATGGCGTTTTCTTTGTTCCGTGGTGCATCTATTTATGCAGGAGTATATCATAGATGGACTCTG GGTAATGCTTCAGGTGGAGAGCGTGCTCGGTATGCTGGAAAGATGGCTAATGTCTTAGTTGATTCTGCCTGGGCATATATTACTCGAGAGTCTGTTCTTCCTGACCAGCCTCCACTGG GAATTTTGAGTCAAGGAGCAACTCAAAGGTTAGAAGATGACCATTCACTGTCCATGAAGGAGCAGGGATGTTCTGTGCCTAGTCAAAAGGTTTTGGAGCTTAGGAAGAAATTGTTAAAGTTTATGCAAGATCATGTATACCAAAATGAGAGTGAATTTTATAGACTTGCACAATCAAGTCAGCGTTGGACAGTTCATCCAGATGAAGAAAAGTTGAAAGAGTTAGCAAAGCAGGAAGGCCTCTGGAACTTGTGGATTCCA TTAGATAGTGCTGCTAGGGCAAGAAAGCTGCTtgaagaagaaaaatatttttctactgGAGCTTCGAATAGTAACTTGATAGGTGCTGGACTTTCGAATCTTGAGTATGGATACTTGTGTGAGATTATGGGCCGTTCAATTTGGGCACCACAAATTTTCAACTGTGGTGCGCCGGACACAGGAAATATGGAG GTTTTATTGAGGTACGGTACTAAGGAACAACTAATAGAGTGGCTAATTCCTCTACTAGAAGGAAAGATTCGGTCTGGATTTGCGATGACTGAGCCACAAGTTGCATCTTCCGATGCAACCAACATTGAATGCTCACTCACTAG GCAAGGTGACTTTTACATCATAAATGGAAAGAAGTGGTGGACAAGTGGAGCAATGGATCCTAGGTGCAAAGTTCTAATAGTAATG GGAAAAACAGATTTTTCTGCTCCTATGCATAAGCAGCAATCAATGATCTTAGTGGATGTCAATACTCCAGGGGTGCATATAAGAAGGCCGTTACTAGTTTTCGGTTTTGATGATGCACCTCACGGGCATGCTGAAATAACTTTTGAAAATGTCCGCGTGCCAGTGAAGAATATCCTGCTTGGGGAAGGCCGGGGATTTGAGATAGCACAA GGTAGACTTGGTCCTGGCAGATTACATCACTGCATGAGACTCATAGGGGCAGCAGAACGTGGTATGCAAATGACAGTTGACAGAGCACTCAGAAGGAGAGTCTTTGGAAAGTTGATAGCTGAGCAGGGATCCTTCTTGTCAGATCTTGCCAAG TGCCGAGTAGAATTGGAGCAAGCGAGACTCTTGGTTTTTGAAGCAGCAGATCAGCTGGATCGACTTGGGAACAAGAAAGCTCGTGGAACTATCGCCATGGCCAAG GTAGCCACACCAAGTATGGCCCTGAAAGTGCTGGACTTTGCAATGCAAGTCCACGGTGCTGCTGGTTTGTCATCGGACACTGTTCTGGCACATTTATGGGCTACTTCTCGGACTCTGCGGATTGCTGATGGCCCAGACGAAGTTCATCTGGGAACCATAGCCAAATTGGAACTTCGAAGAGCCAAGCTGTAG